Sequence from the Corallococcus sp. EGB genome:
AAGAGTTTCCCCAGGAGTGGTCCGTGGCCAAAAAGTCCTTCACCCTGATGGTCATCCCGGACCACGACGCTCCGGTGAAGCGCTACACCATCCAGCGCTCCTGGCTGACGCAGGTGGGCATGGGGCTGATGCTGGTGGCGGGCCTCGGCGTCGGTGCGAGCATCCACTACCTCCAGGTGGCGGCGGACGCGGCGGAGAACCGCATCCTGCGTGAGGAGAACCTCACGCTGCGCACGCAGCTGAAGTCGGTGCGCGAGCGCATCGAGCACATCGGTTCGACGCTGGACCGCGTGGAGCGCTTCGACCAGAAGCTGCGCGCGGTGACGCTGCTGTCGGATCCGCAGCGCAACCTGGCCATGGGCCCCACGGAGCCGGAGACCAGCACCACGGCGCCCGCCACGGACACGCAGTTCACCCAGCTGACCACCACGGACACGCCGAAGATGATGCTGAGCCGCCTGGACCGGCTCTCCGCGGAGGCGACCCGTCAGGAGCTGAGCCTCCAGGACCTGCAGGCCTACTTCCAGGACCAGAAGTCGCTGCTCGCCTCCACGCCGTCGGTGTGGCCGGCGCGCGGCTGGGTGACCAGCGATTTCGGCCAGCGCCTGGACCCGTACACGGCGGACCGCGTGACGCACGCGGGCCTGGACATCGCGGCGCCGCACGGCAAGGAGGTCACCGCGCCGTCGGACGGCACGGTGGTGTTCGCGGGGCTGGAGGGCGGGTACGGCAACGTGCTCGTCATCGACCACGGCTACGGCATCAAGACGCGCTACGGCCACCTGTCCAAGATTCTGGTGAAGGCCGGGGACCGGGTGAAGCGCGGCTCGCCCATCGCGAACGTGGGCAACACCGGCCGCTCCACCGGCCCGCACCTGCACTACGAAGTGCGCGTGAACGGCGTGCCGCAGAACCCGCGCAAGTTCATCCTCGAAGAGTAGGCGCCGAAGGGGAGGCGCCGGGGTGCCCGCGCGCTCAGGTCCCTTCCGGCTCCGGGAGGAACGCATCCAGGCGCAGGCGCCGCCGCTGCAGGCCGTGCGTCCGCCCGGTCCGCTCCATGATGTAGGCCCGCTCCACCTCCGCCCACAGGAGCGGCCCCAGCACCTGCCAGTGTGACGGCTGGTGCACCGTCAGCTCCAGCAGCGCCACGGTGAAGCCCGGCACGTCGGTGTCGGAGGCGCCCGGAGGCAGCGCGGGGCGCAGGTCCTCCGCCAGCTTCGCGCGCGTCGCGTCCGCGCTGTCCTCGCGCACGGTGAGCTGGGACGTGGGCAACAGCAGCGCCGCGAAGCCGTCCGGCTGGAAGCGAACGATGCGCGCGCCCGGGTACTGCGCGGCCAGTGACGCCACGGTGGCCTTGAGCAGCGCGTCCCCGGCGGGGAAGCCGAAGCGCGCGTTGAAGAGGATCATCTGCTTCACGTCCACCATCACCGCGCCCACGCGCCAGCCGTCGTGGTGCGCGTGCGTGGACAGGTCGAACTCCTCCTTGAGGAGCGAGCCCTGGGTGAGCGCCAGCACGTGCATGGCGCCGGTGGCGTCCGGTTGGCCTCGCCGGCGCTGCTCGGCGGCGATGAGCTCCTGGGCGGCGGCTTGCGGCGCCTCCTGGGCGTGCCCCGGGCGCGCGGCCCGGGGATGGAGGGCGACGAGGGCGGTGGCGGTGGCGTCGTCGATTGTGTAGGGCATCGTGTCCGCGTGTGTAGCGCGGACCGGCCCCGGGCGCAGGAAAGCGGCGCTCGGCGCCCTCCTCGGCCGCTCCTTTCAGCGCATGCGGTGCGCTGTCACCGTCACCTCGTCCCGGTCATGGTAGAGCTGGCGGACGGTGAGGCCCTCCCAGCCCCCGTCCTCCTCGAGCGTCTGGCGCACCCGCAGGAGCAGGGGGTTCTTGTCCTTCATGGGCAGCTTGATGTTGGCCACCAGGTTGCGGGCCCAGCGGCGCCGGCCCCACTTGGCCAACAGCTGCGCCACCTCCAGGGGCCGCCACGCCATGTCGCAGAAGAGCCAGTCCGCGGGCTCCTCCGGGGCGTAGGCGAAGGCGCTCTCCTGCACGTGCTGGACGCGCGGGTTCCTGGCCAGCTCCGGCATCAGCTTCGCGGGGTCCACCGCCACCACCCGCGCCCCGCGCGCCACCAGCCGCTGCGTCCAGCCGCCGGGCGCCGCACCCAGGTCCACGCAGACGTCGCCGCGCCCGGGCTCGTGCGCCAGCCCGTCCAGCGCCTCCTCCAGCTTCATGGCCGCGCGAGAGGGGGACTCGCCCGCGCGCTTCATCCGCCGCCGCCCGCCCGGAGCGAGCGACAGGGCCTCGCGGGCGCTCACCGCGGTCAGCATCAGCACCCCGTCCGGCGCGACGCACAGGCCCACCAGCAGGGCCCCCGCCTCCTTCGCGCGGTGGTCGTCCTCCAGGGTGCGTCCCGAAGGGAGCGCGGTCCGCACCGCCGCCTCCAGCGCCTCCGCGCGGCCCGCCTGCGTGTTGCCCCTCGCGCTGTCCGGCGTGTAGGCGCGAAGGAGCCAGGGCACGCGCGAGGGCAGCTCCGACAGCGCACCCAGGATGTCTTCCACCGGCACCTGTGCCCCACCCGGAGGCGCCCACGTGGCGATGACCTTCTCCGCCGCCCGGCCAAAGGCGGGGGGCACGTCCGGCCGGCGCTCGGACTCCACCAGGGCCGGCCCCAACAGGCGCGGGCCCGCGCCCGCCCAGGTCAGCTCCTCGAAGAGGTGCGGCTCGAAGCCCTCCCGGCACGTCCACAGCCACCGGCCCGGCTGGGCCGCCAGCGTCTGTGCGGGCATGGAGGGTACTCGCGCCCGAGGTGGGATGCGTGGCGGGGGCGACGCGGTGGGCGCCGGGGCTGCGCGTCCGGGCCCACCAGCACGAGGGGTGGAAGGGGGCTTGCCGCCGGCGCGGGGGCCGGGCCTGGTGCCGGGCCTGCCGCCCGAGGGAGGACCGGCGCGGGGGGCCTTGCCGGGCCGGGAGGAGGTGCCTGGCCGACGAGGGCCCGGGGAGGAGCGCCCGGATGAAGTCTTCGCGGCGCGGGGAGGGTGTTTCTGCTTAGGGGACATTGCGTGGACTCGGTTCCGCTTTACTCTGGGCCACCGCGCGCCGGGCGGCCAGCCGAGAGGAAGTTTCGGGGGGCGCGCGTGGTTTCCGTCTGGTTCTCCCTTACATCTCCTGGGAATTCCCTTCACTCGCCGCGCTCCTTCGAGGATCCTCCGGCGAGAGAGCCAACATGATTGAATGGACGCTAAAGAAGCTCATCGGGACGAAGAATGAGCGCGAGCTCAAGAAAGCCCGCGTGAAGGTCGCCCGCATCAACGAACTGGAGGGCAAGATGAAAGCCCTCCAGAACGAGGACTTCGCGCGCGAAACCGCCCGGATGAAGCAGGAGATCGCGAACGGCCGGCCGCTCGACGAGCTGCTCTTCGAGGCCTTCGCCCTCACCCGTGAGGCGGCGCGCCGGGTCATCGGCCAGCGCCACTATGACGTGCAGCTCATCGGCGGCATGTTCCTGCACGAGGGCTGCATCGCGGAGATGCGCACCGGTGAAGGCAAGACGCTCACCGCGACGCTGCCCTCCTACCTGAACGCCCTGTCCGGCCGCGGCGTGCACGTCGTCACCGTGAACGACTACCTCGCCCGCCGCGACGCCGAGTGGATGGGCCAGGTCTACAAGTTCCTGGGCATGACGACGGGCTGCGTGCTCCACGAGCTGTCCGACAAGCAGCGCCAGGAGGCGTACCGCTCGGACATCACGTACGGCCAGAACAACGAGTTCGGCTTCGACTACCTGCGCGACAACATGAAGTTCCGTCTGCAGGACTACGTCCAGCGCGAGCTCAACTACGCCATCGTCGACGAGGTGGACTCCATCCTCATCGACGAGGCCCGCACGCCGCTCATCATCTCCGGCCCCACCGAGGACAGCACCGACAAGTACTACCGGGTGGACCAGGTCATCCCGGGCCTCGTGCCGGACCAGGACTACACCCTGGATGAGAAGCACCGCTCGGTGGCCCTCACCGACGACGGCATCGACAAGCTCCAGAAGCGCCTCAACGTCAGCAACCTCTACGACCCCGGCGAGATTGAAACCCTCCACCACGTCGAGCAGGCCCTGCGCGCGCACACGCTCTACAAGCGCGACAAGGACTACGTGGTGAAGGACGGCGAGGTGCAGATCGTCGACGAGTTCACCGGCCGCCTCATGCAGGGCCGCCGCTGGTCGGACGGCCTCCACCAGGCCATCGAGGCCAAGGAGGGCGTGAAGATTGAAAACGAGAACCAGACGCTCGCCACGGTCTCGTTCCAGAACTACTTCCGCATGTACTCCAAGCTGTCCGGCATGACGGGCACCGCGGACACGGAAGCCGAAGAGTTCGCGAAGATCTACAACCTGGACGTGCGCGTCATCCCGACCAACCGTCCGCCGCAGCGCCGCGACGAGCAGGACGTGGTCTACAAGACGGAGCGCGAGAAGTTCGAGGCCGTCGCCGCCCAGATTGAAGAGCTGCACAAGGCCGGTCAGCCGGTGCTCGTGGGCACGGTGTCCATCGCCAAGAGCGAGGTGGTGTCCAACTTCCTCAAGAAGCGCGGCGTGGCCCACAGCGTCCTCAACGCCAAGGCGCACCAGCGCGAGGCGGACATCGTCGCGCAGGCGGGCCGCAAGGGCGCCGTCACCATCTCCACCAACATGGCCGGCCGCGGCACGGACATCCTCCTGGGCGGCAACGCGGAGGTCATGACCAAGGCCCAGATGGGCCCGCCGCCGGAGCCGCCGGAGGCCGTGGACGGCCAGCCGCTGGACCTCACCGCCTACCAGGCGGCGCTGGCGGACTACGAGAAGCGCTTCGCGGAGACCAAGGCGAACAACGAGGCGCTCACCAAGCGCGAGCGCGAAGAGGTCATGGCCGCCGGCGGCCTCTTCATCATCGGCACCGAGCGCCACGAGTCCCGCCGCGTGGACAACCAGCTGCGTGGCCGCGCCGGCCGCCAGGGTGACCCGGGCGCCAGCCGCTTCTTCCTGTCCCTGGAAGACGACCTGATGCGCATCTTCGGGTCCGAGCGCATCCAGATGCTCATGGAGCGCCTGGGCATGGAGGAGGGCGAGGTCATCGAGCACGTGTGGCTCTCGCGCGCCATCGAGAGCGCGCAGAAGCGGGTCGAAGGCCACAACTTCGACATCCGCAAGAACCTGCTCGAGTACGACGACGTGATGAACCAGCAGCGGCGCACCATCTACAAGCTGCGCCGCCAGGTGCTCGCGTCGGGCGCGGGCATCCCCCTCGTGGAGTACGAGGAGGACCTCAAGACGCGCGTGAAGACGCGCTCCGAGCGCGTCATCTCCTGGGCGGACTTCCGGGAGATGGTGCTGGACGCCGTGGAGGACGTCGTCGTGTCCATGACGGACACCTACGCCCCCACGCGCAGCTCCGACACCTGGGACATCGCCTCGCTGTCCAACTCCGTGAAGGAGTCGCTCAACCTGGAGATGACCTTCGAGGGCGTCGGCAACCGCGACGAGCTCCAGGAGCTCATCTACACGGCGGCGGAGAAGGTCTTCACCGCCCGGGAGCAGGAGTTCGGCGAAGACTTCATGCGCTTCCTGCAGTACCGGTACCTGGCCACCATCGACCAGCTGTGGAAGGACCACCTGCTGGCCATGGACCACCTGCGCCAGGGCATCGGCCTGCGCGGCTACGGCCAGAAGGACCCGAAGCAGGAGTACAAGAAGGAAGGCTACACGGGCTTCATGCAGATGCTGGACGCCATCAAGACGCAGTTCGTCAGCCAGATGATGCGCGTGCAGGCCCGCTCCGCCTCCAACGCAGCGGAGGAGACCGCCCGCATCCAGCGGCAGCTCGCCCAGCAGCAGAAGAAGGCCGTGGAGGGCCGCGCGGACGCCGAGGGGAAGATCGAGGAGGCCACCGCCACCCCGGTCGCCCAGCGCGAGGCCGCCGCCGCTCCCCGCGCCGTGGGCCGCAACGACCCCTGCCCCTGCGGCAGCGGCCGCAAGTACAAGAAGTGCCACGGGGCCAACGAGGCGAACCCGTAAGGCCCTGAAGTCCTGATGGAAGCGCCCTCCGGCGCGGTCGCCCTCCCTGTCCCAGGGGAGCGGGGCCGCGCCGGTCGCCTTCCTGGAGGGGAGGGGGGCGGCCCCGGGGCGCGAGGGGCCGCACGGAGGGAGTCCCGAAGCTTGCGCCCCTCTGGAGCGTTCTGCTAAGGACGCCGCGCCCCGTTATAGAGGGGCCGGGCTTCACCGCCCGAGGCAGTCGGCAGCACCCACTACTCACACGCGTGTCACCGGTCCCCGGTGCCCCTCCACGGTGGAGGGGCCAGGACTGGCAGCTGTCTCAACGCGCGTGGCGGAACAACCGGAAGGTACACGCACCATGGATATCCAGCAGGATACGCAGACCCAGGCTCAGGCGATGGCCGCCGCCAGCGGCATCACGATGCGTCAGCTCCTCGAGGCGGGCGTCCACTTCGGCCACCAGACCAAGCGCTGGAACCCGAAGATGAAGCCCTACATCTTCGGCGCCCGCAACGGCATCTACATCATCGACCTGCAGAAGACCGTGACCATGGCCCGCGCGGCCTTTCGCTTCGTGGCGGACATCACGGCGCGCGGCGGGTCCGTGCTCTTCGTCGGCACCAAGAAGCAGGCCCAGGACGTCATCCACGAGGAGGCCGGCCGCGCCGGTCAGTTCTTCGTCACCAGCCGCTGGCTGGGTGGCACGCTGACGAACTTCAAGACCATCAAGCAGGGCATCGACCGCCTCAAGACCCTGGAGAAGATGGCCGAGGACGGCACGTTCGAGGTGCTGCCCAAGAAGGAAGTCGCCCAGCTCGAGCGTGAGCGCGAGAAGCTGGAGAAGAACCTCGGCGGCGTGAAGAACATGGCGAAGCTGCCCCGCTGCGTGTTCGTCATCGACCCGAAGAAGGAGCACATCGCCATCCACGAGGCCACCCGCCTGGGCATCCCGGTGATTGGTCTGGTGGACACCAACTGCGATCCGGACGGCATCGACTTCGTCATCCCGGGCAACGACGACGCCATCCGCTCCATCAAGCTCTTCACGTCGAAGATCGCGGACGCGTGCCTCGAGGGTGCGGCGCGCTACCGTGCGTCCGGCGCCGCCGAGCGCGACGAGCAGGAGGAGCGCGAGGGCCGTGACGACCGCGGTGACCGCCGTGACGACCGCCGGGGCCCGCGCCGTGGCGACCGCGGCGACCGCCGTGACGACCGCCGGGGCGGTGGTGACCGTGGCGGTGACCGCCGCGGCCCCGTCGTGGAGATGAAGGGCGGCGCGGCCTCCTCCACCGAGCAGGCGACCGAGGGTGGCGAGGGCACGGCGGCGGAGTAACCCGCCCGTCCTCATCGCTTCCCCACGCAGCTTCCGGAGTCGGCCGGGCGGCACCTTTCAAGGCCCGCTGTCCGGCCGTCTCCGTTTTTCGTTCCAGCGGTTTTCCCCCCTTTGAACTCAGGCCTCCGCCCCCGGCGCACGCCGCCAGGCTCGGAGCAGACGAAGAAAGAGACACGACATGGCTGAAATCACCGCCCAGATGGTGAAGGACCTCCGCGAGCGCACCAACGCCGGCATGATGGACTGCAAGAAGGCGCTGGCCGAGTCCGGTGGCGACTTCGAGAAGGCCGCCGAGTGGCTGCGCAAGAAGGGCATCTCCAAGGCCGAGGGCAAGGCCGGCCGCGTCGCCGCCGAAGGCGTCGTGACCTCCTACATTCACGGCGGCCGCATCGGCGTCATCGTGGAGGTCAACTGCGAGACGGACTTCGTCGCTCGCAACCCGGACTTCCAGGACCTGGCGAAGGAAGTGGCCATGCAGATCGCCGCGGCCAACCCCAAGTACGTCCGCCGCGAGGAGGTCCCCTCCGAGGCGATGGACAAGGAGAAGGAGATCCAGCGCGAGCTGCTCAAGCAGCAGGGCAAGCCCGAGGCGATGCTGGAGAAGATCCTCGTGGGCAAGATGGAGAAGTACTACGAGGGCGTCTGCCTGGTGGATCAGCTCTGGGTGAAGGACGACAAGAAGAAGGTCGGCGAGATGATCAACGAGCGCGCCGCCAAGATTGGCGAGAAGGTCTCCGTGCGCCGCTTCGTCCGCTACGAGGTGGGCGAGGGCATCGAGAAGAAGAAGGACGACCTGGCCGCCGAGGTCGCCAAGACGCTGGGCCAGGCGTAGAGCCTCCCGCCGTCCCGCGGTCCCCCTGGGTCGCGTGCCCGGAGTTCTTCCTCACAACAGGGGAAGGGCGCCGGGGGCGCGGCCCTTGGTATTCCAGGACCCGCTCCACTCGCGTCCGTCCGCCCGGCACCGGACGGTGCGGCGCGCGTCACGACTTCCGTCGTTGCTTGGGCGCGGGGCGGGGGATAGAAGCGGACGCGTATGTCCGAATCCACCTCTCCCTACAAGCGCATCCTCCTCAAACTGTCGGGCGAAGCCCTGATGGGCGAGGGGAAGTACGGCATCCACCCGCCCACCCTCACGCGCATCGCGGAGGAGGTCTCGGAGCTCTCCAGAACCGGCCTGGAGATCGCCATCGTCATTGGCGGCGGCAACATCTTCCGCGGCGTGGCGGGCGCGACGGAAGGCATGGACCGCGCGAGCGCGGACTACATGGGCATGCTCGCCACCTGCATCAACTCCATGGCGCTGCAGGACGCGCTGGAGAAGCAGGGGCTGAAGACGCGCGTGCAGTCCGCCATCAAGATGGAGCAGATCGCCGAGCCCTACATCCGCCGGCGCGCCGTGCGGCACCTGGAGAAGGGCCGCGTCGTCATCTTCGCCGCGGGCACGGGCAACCCGTACTTCACCACCGACACGGCCGCGTCGCTGCGCGCGATGGAAATCAACGCGCAGGTCATCCTCAAGGCCACCAAGGTGGACGGCGTCTACAACGCGGACCCGAAGAAGGACCCGACCGCGAAGCGCTACCGGACGCTCACGTACATGGACGTCCTCAAGCAGAACCTCAACGTGATGGACTCCACGGCCATCTCGCTGTGCATGGACAACAAGCTGCCCATCATCGTGTTCGACCTGGGCACGC
This genomic interval carries:
- a CDS encoding M23 family metallopeptidase — protein: MAKKSFTLMVIPDHDAPVKRYTIQRSWLTQVGMGLMLVAGLGVGASIHYLQVAADAAENRILREENLTLRTQLKSVRERIEHIGSTLDRVERFDQKLRAVTLLSDPQRNLAMGPTEPETSTTAPATDTQFTQLTTTDTPKMMLSRLDRLSAEATRQELSLQDLQAYFQDQKSLLASTPSVWPARGWVTSDFGQRLDPYTADRVTHAGLDIAAPHGKEVTAPSDGTVVFAGLEGGYGNVLVIDHGYGIKTRYGHLSKILVKAGDRVKRGSPIANVGNTGRSTGPHLHYEVRVNGVPQNPRKFILEE
- the tsf gene encoding translation elongation factor Ts, with protein sequence MAEITAQMVKDLRERTNAGMMDCKKALAESGGDFEKAAEWLRKKGISKAEGKAGRVAAEGVVTSYIHGGRIGVIVEVNCETDFVARNPDFQDLAKEVAMQIAAANPKYVRREEVPSEAMDKEKEIQRELLKQQGKPEAMLEKILVGKMEKYYEGVCLVDQLWVKDDKKKVGEMINERAAKIGEKVSVRRFVRYEVGEGIEKKKDDLAAEVAKTLGQA
- the pyrH gene encoding UMP kinase, which codes for MSESTSPYKRILLKLSGEALMGEGKYGIHPPTLTRIAEEVSELSRTGLEIAIVIGGGNIFRGVAGATEGMDRASADYMGMLATCINSMALQDALEKQGLKTRVQSAIKMEQIAEPYIRRRAVRHLEKGRVVIFAAGTGNPYFTTDTAASLRAMEINAQVILKATKVDGVYNADPKKDPTAKRYRTLTYMDVLKQNLNVMDSTAISLCMDNKLPIIVFDLGTRGNIQRAVTGHGEFGTVVGASETVWA
- the rpsB gene encoding 30S ribosomal protein S2, which gives rise to MAAASGITMRQLLEAGVHFGHQTKRWNPKMKPYIFGARNGIYIIDLQKTVTMARAAFRFVADITARGGSVLFVGTKKQAQDVIHEEAGRAGQFFVTSRWLGGTLTNFKTIKQGIDRLKTLEKMAEDGTFEVLPKKEVAQLEREREKLEKNLGGVKNMAKLPRCVFVIDPKKEHIAIHEATRLGIPVIGLVDTNCDPDGIDFVIPGNDDAIRSIKLFTSKIADACLEGAARYRASGAAERDEQEEREGRDDRGDRRDDRRGPRRGDRGDRRDDRRGGGDRGGDRRGPVVEMKGGAASSTEQATEGGEGTAAE
- the rlmM gene encoding 23S rRNA (cytidine(2498)-2'-O)-methyltransferase RlmM, whose product is MPAQTLAAQPGRWLWTCREGFEPHLFEELTWAGAGPRLLGPALVESERRPDVPPAFGRAAEKVIATWAPPGGAQVPVEDILGALSELPSRVPWLLRAYTPDSARGNTQAGRAEALEAAVRTALPSGRTLEDDHRAKEAGALLVGLCVAPDGVLMLTAVSAREALSLAPGGRRRMKRAGESPSRAAMKLEEALDGLAHEPGRGDVCVDLGAAPGGWTQRLVARGARVVAVDPAKLMPELARNPRVQHVQESAFAYAPEEPADWLFCDMAWRPLEVAQLLAKWGRRRWARNLVANIKLPMKDKNPLLLRVRQTLEEDGGWEGLTVRQLYHDRDEVTVTAHRMR
- a CDS encoding GGDEF domain-containing protein — translated: MPYTIDDATATALVALHPRAARPGHAQEAPQAAAQELIAAEQRRRGQPDATGAMHVLALTQGSLLKEEFDLSTHAHHDGWRVGAVMVDVKQMILFNARFGFPAGDALLKATVASLAAQYPGARIVRFQPDGFAALLLPTSQLTVREDSADATRAKLAEDLRPALPPGASDTDVPGFTVALLELTVHQPSHWQVLGPLLWAEVERAYIMERTGRTHGLQRRRLRLDAFLPEPEGT
- the secA gene encoding preprotein translocase subunit SecA, whose amino-acid sequence is MIEWTLKKLIGTKNERELKKARVKVARINELEGKMKALQNEDFARETARMKQEIANGRPLDELLFEAFALTREAARRVIGQRHYDVQLIGGMFLHEGCIAEMRTGEGKTLTATLPSYLNALSGRGVHVVTVNDYLARRDAEWMGQVYKFLGMTTGCVLHELSDKQRQEAYRSDITYGQNNEFGFDYLRDNMKFRLQDYVQRELNYAIVDEVDSILIDEARTPLIISGPTEDSTDKYYRVDQVIPGLVPDQDYTLDEKHRSVALTDDGIDKLQKRLNVSNLYDPGEIETLHHVEQALRAHTLYKRDKDYVVKDGEVQIVDEFTGRLMQGRRWSDGLHQAIEAKEGVKIENENQTLATVSFQNYFRMYSKLSGMTGTADTEAEEFAKIYNLDVRVIPTNRPPQRRDEQDVVYKTEREKFEAVAAQIEELHKAGQPVLVGTVSIAKSEVVSNFLKKRGVAHSVLNAKAHQREADIVAQAGRKGAVTISTNMAGRGTDILLGGNAEVMTKAQMGPPPEPPEAVDGQPLDLTAYQAALADYEKRFAETKANNEALTKREREEVMAAGGLFIIGTERHESRRVDNQLRGRAGRQGDPGASRFFLSLEDDLMRIFGSERIQMLMERLGMEEGEVIEHVWLSRAIESAQKRVEGHNFDIRKNLLEYDDVMNQQRRTIYKLRRQVLASGAGIPLVEYEEDLKTRVKTRSERVISWADFREMVLDAVEDVVVSMTDTYAPTRSSDTWDIASLSNSVKESLNLEMTFEGVGNRDELQELIYTAAEKVFTAREQEFGEDFMRFLQYRYLATIDQLWKDHLLAMDHLRQGIGLRGYGQKDPKQEYKKEGYTGFMQMLDAIKTQFVSQMMRVQARSASNAAEETARIQRQLAQQQKKAVEGRADAEGKIEEATATPVAQREAAAAPRAVGRNDPCPCGSGRKYKKCHGANEANP